The bacterium genome includes a region encoding these proteins:
- a CDS encoding efflux RND transporter periplasmic adaptor subunit — MKNTPVLKHGFMAALAVAALGLALGCGPAKQKAEATTLDSGAEVVPVETALVRRQPLAVTKSYIGSLEGESQANIVAKISERITALHGSVGQYVPKGRTIISLDKSGATSQYFQAEANYKNAEKNLQRMQALLAEGAISQQLLDGTQTAFDVAKANFEAARSAVELVSPISGVITALTVNLGDLSQPGAVLATVADIHRMKVIFSINEADVRQITPGQSVEIWSEGGSERRVQGKIVQISRSADVRSRSFEIKALFANTADQWYRPGMFCKVAVKISPRDNALVVPAAAIFSDGLTSKVYKVVDGRAIPQTVVTGISDGTHVEILQGLQDQEQVVTTGTTNLRDSSLVAVTTAGR; from the coding sequence ATGAAAAACACACCGGTTTTGAAACATGGGTTCATGGCTGCTCTGGCAGTCGCCGCCCTGGGCTTGGCTCTGGGCTGCGGTCCGGCGAAGCAAAAAGCCGAGGCGACAACCCTGGACAGCGGCGCCGAAGTGGTGCCGGTGGAGACCGCTCTGGTCAGACGTCAGCCATTGGCGGTGACCAAGAGCTATATCGGCTCGCTCGAAGGCGAATCCCAGGCCAATATCGTCGCTAAAATTTCAGAGCGGATTACCGCCCTTCACGGCAGCGTGGGCCAGTATGTGCCCAAGGGTCGGACGATCATCTCTTTGGACAAGAGCGGCGCCACCTCACAGTATTTTCAGGCCGAGGCCAACTATAAGAATGCGGAAAAAAATCTACAACGGATGCAGGCGCTGCTGGCTGAGGGAGCGATCTCGCAACAGCTTCTTGACGGCACGCAGACCGCCTTTGATGTGGCCAAGGCCAACTTTGAAGCGGCGCGCAGTGCAGTCGAACTGGTCTCTCCCATCTCCGGTGTCATCACCGCCCTTACGGTCAACCTCGGCGATCTCTCGCAGCCGGGTGCGGTGCTGGCGACCGTGGCTGATATCCATCGGATGAAGGTGATTTTCAGCATCAACGAGGCGGATGTCAGGCAGATCACCCCGGGCCAGAGCGTCGAAATCTGGTCCGAGGGCGGGTCGGAGCGGCGGGTGCAGGGCAAGATCGTGCAGATCTCGCGCTCGGCTGATGTGCGCTCGCGCTCCTTTGAAATCAAGGCCCTCTTTGCCAACACCGCCGATCAATGGTACCGACCGGGGATGTTCTGCAAGGTGGCGGTCAAGATATCGCCGCGGGACAACGCCCTGGTCGTTCCGGCTGCGGCTATTTTCAGTGACGGTCTGACCAGCAAAGTGTACAAAGTGGTAGACGGCCGCGCCATTCCCCAAACCGTTGTCACCGGAATCTCGGATGGAACGCATGTGGAAATCCTGCAAGGATTGCAAGATCAGGAACAGGTTGTCACCACCGGGACGACCAATCTGCGCGACAGCAGCCTGGTCGCCGTCACCACTGCAGGCCGCTGA